A stretch of the Arthrobacter sp. PAMC 25486 genome encodes the following:
- a CDS encoding thermonuclease family protein produces MVASAAKFSVRRPLLAMGVAAGLVVGLAACTDENSDAGTVVRITDGDTLVASVNGAEQTIRLLNIDTPETKDPTKPVQCLGPEATDFLTGLLPVGSDIKLVYDVERTDKYQRTLAAVFTSDDKLVSAEIARAGLGSAVSFGKNSKFLPPVEEAEAEAKAAGLGLHDAEVECTLPAQLEAANAALAAAAGVGDPSTAAAAGAAITVSAAAIAGAKTLLAMLKAGANDADVVRWVALTDAELAGYVTALSDNIRKAETQVGTLEGTKTSLAAAEKAAAEKAEAEKAAAEAAAAAEAERVAAERAAAEAAAQVEAQVAAQAEAQRIAAEAAAAEAERIRNLPPVYVPPALDPYVPPAVQPPAQDSGGGYPGYTGPRCYLPGGKSYRPC; encoded by the coding sequence ATGGTGGCGTCTGCCGCAAAGTTTTCCGTTCGCAGGCCGCTGCTCGCCATGGGTGTCGCGGCCGGCCTGGTTGTGGGATTGGCGGCCTGCACCGATGAAAATTCCGACGCCGGAACGGTCGTGCGCATCACCGACGGGGACACCCTCGTGGCGTCGGTCAACGGCGCGGAGCAGACCATCCGACTGCTGAACATCGACACCCCCGAAACCAAGGATCCCACCAAGCCGGTGCAATGCCTGGGCCCGGAAGCCACAGATTTCCTGACCGGGCTGTTGCCTGTGGGTTCGGACATCAAGCTGGTGTACGACGTTGAACGGACGGACAAGTACCAGCGCACCCTGGCCGCCGTTTTTACCTCCGATGACAAACTCGTCAGCGCCGAGATCGCCCGCGCCGGGCTGGGGAGCGCCGTTTCCTTCGGCAAGAATTCGAAGTTCCTGCCGCCGGTGGAGGAAGCCGAAGCGGAAGCCAAGGCTGCCGGTTTGGGGCTCCATGACGCCGAGGTTGAATGCACCCTGCCGGCACAGCTCGAGGCAGCAAACGCCGCGCTTGCCGCTGCTGCCGGAGTTGGGGATCCATCCACCGCGGCTGCGGCGGGGGCGGCCATCACTGTCTCGGCGGCAGCAATTGCCGGGGCAAAGACCCTGCTCGCGATGCTCAAGGCGGGCGCCAACGATGCTGATGTTGTGCGGTGGGTGGCGTTGACTGACGCTGAGCTGGCGGGTTACGTCACGGCGCTGTCTGACAACATTCGGAAGGCAGAAACACAGGTAGGGACACTGGAGGGAACCAAGACGAGCCTGGCTGCGGCCGAGAAGGCCGCAGCTGAAAAAGCTGAGGCCGAGAAGGCAGCGGCAGAAGCCGCCGCGGCGGCCGAGGCTGAGCGTGTCGCAGCAGAACGTGCCGCCGCCGAGGCTGCCGCACAGGTTGAGGCCCAGGTTGCTGCGCAAGCCGAGGCCCAGCGGATCGCGGCCGAAGCCGCGGCTGCGGAGGCCGAGCGGATCCGCAACCTTCCCCCTGTTTATGTTCCGCCGGCCCTTGATCCCTATGTTCCGCCAGCAGTGCAGCCTCCGGCCCAAGACTCCGGCGGCGGGTACCCCGGATACACTGGACCTCGATGTTACTTGCCCGGAGGCAAGTCTTACCGGCCTTGTTGA
- a CDS encoding cache domain-containing protein has translation MLPAQGQLTAGAGFVAAAGLPGEQRSYIVWWQGEEMVRVDVLANFSPQSMSDYVKAEWFKVPLAPGQPCVTGVYIDPLRPDEYVPTFTHPIVKDGALAGVVGMDVTAQALKRTALATLRSSGPHAALVNTGGPSIVSASADVAAGDIVTAAEGAQEFPVGRQFTIFSATASRRPAQTAERCPVQTAKRRPAGSPCQHSDVR, from the coding sequence TTGCTCCCTGCCCAGGGGCAGCTCACGGCAGGCGCCGGATTTGTCGCCGCGGCTGGACTGCCGGGCGAACAGCGCAGCTACATCGTCTGGTGGCAGGGCGAAGAGATGGTGCGCGTGGACGTGCTGGCCAACTTCAGCCCGCAGTCCATGAGCGACTACGTCAAGGCCGAATGGTTCAAGGTCCCCCTGGCACCGGGCCAGCCATGTGTCACCGGCGTCTACATCGACCCGCTGCGCCCCGACGAATACGTGCCGACGTTCACCCACCCTATTGTCAAGGACGGCGCACTGGCCGGGGTGGTCGGCATGGATGTGACAGCCCAAGCCTTGAAACGGACGGCATTGGCAACGCTGCGCAGCAGTGGCCCCCACGCCGCACTCGTCAACACCGGCGGGCCCAGCATCGTCAGCGCCTCCGCGGACGTTGCTGCCGGGGACATCGTGACCGCCGCGGAGGGTGCACAGGAATTCCCGGTCGGGCGCCAATTCACCATCTTCTCCGCCACGGCGTCACGTCGGCCTGCCCAAACCGCGGAACGCTGCCCTGTCCAAACGGCGAAACGTCGGCCTGCCGGAAGTCCCTGCCAACACTCCGATGTAAGGTAA
- a CDS encoding ABC transporter permease: MIGFIAKRFINYAILAAIATLSAYALASAILNPAARYYGRNPRPSDDTINAILDGLGVNPNTPVIERMWNWLVNLVTQGSLGETIHNTTVVSEIAARAGTSLRLLIMGTIIAAVFGVVLGVWGAVRQYKFSDQAISYASFTILATPSFVVGILLMILATLLNNVLGIQLISFTGEYTAGLDGGWWVQFWDRAVHLLLPTISLALLGAAAYSRYQRSAMLDVLSADYIRTARSKGRTRGSALVRHGVRVALIPMSTYFAYSFATVLAGAAVTELVFSWHGMGEMLVNAITQSDINAFTGAILFNAVLILIAGTLSDIVYAALDPRVRV; encoded by the coding sequence ATGATTGGGTTCATCGCCAAGCGGTTCATCAACTACGCGATCCTGGCCGCGATCGCCACCCTCAGCGCCTACGCCCTGGCCAGCGCCATCCTGAACCCCGCCGCGCGCTACTACGGCCGCAACCCCCGCCCGTCGGACGACACCATCAATGCGATCCTGGACGGCCTGGGCGTCAACCCCAACACCCCTGTCATTGAGCGGATGTGGAACTGGTTGGTCAATCTGGTCACGCAGGGTTCTCTGGGTGAAACCATCCACAACACGACGGTGGTCAGCGAAATCGCCGCCCGCGCAGGCACCAGCCTCCGCCTGCTCATCATGGGCACCATCATCGCCGCAGTGTTCGGTGTGGTCCTCGGCGTGTGGGGTGCCGTACGCCAATACAAGTTCAGCGACCAGGCGATCTCCTACGCATCGTTCACCATTTTGGCCACACCCTCCTTTGTGGTGGGCATCCTCCTGATGATCCTCGCCACCCTGCTGAACAACGTCCTGGGCATCCAGCTCATCAGCTTTACCGGCGAATACACGGCCGGGCTGGACGGCGGCTGGTGGGTTCAATTCTGGGACCGGGCCGTGCACCTGCTGCTGCCCACCATCTCCCTGGCCTTGTTGGGCGCCGCCGCCTATTCGCGGTACCAGCGCAGCGCCATGCTCGATGTCCTCTCTGCCGATTACATCCGCACGGCCCGTTCAAAGGGCCGCACCCGAGGCTCGGCCCTGGTGCGCCACGGCGTCCGGGTGGCACTGATTCCCATGTCCACCTACTTCGCCTACTCCTTCGCCACTGTCCTGGCCGGGGCGGCCGTGACGGAATTGGTGTTCAGCTGGCACGGTATGGGCGAGATGCTGGTCAACGCCATCACCCAAAGCGACATCAACGCGTTCACCGGCGCGATCTTGTTCAACGCCGTCCTGATCCTCATCGCAGGCACGCTCTCCGACATTGTGTACGCAGCCCTTGACCCGAGAGTGAGGGTGTAG
- a CDS encoding ABC transporter permease, translated as MSLLDEVPAAETATGIPEALQSAKPVSRTRLVMSRLRSMPRFWVGIVGLGLIILWAIFGLVPNAWNYTDLDVYNMGSSPSRLHWFGTSDIGEDIYAQTIVGLRKSLIIGLLVGPMAAIVAGIVGAVAGYLGGWWDRIMVWFIDLLLVLPSLFLFILLSPIFKSLSWVALIFLLAGFGWMIMARVIRAQTRSLRERDYIKAARFMGVGTWTIIRRHVLPNVSSLLIIDATLGVGGAILSETTLSFFGFGIQAPDVSLGTLLAAGQTAAATRPWLFIFPAGILVFTVLSASLVGDSLRDAVDPTSGVNRD; from the coding sequence ATGTCACTTCTTGACGAAGTTCCCGCGGCGGAAACCGCCACCGGAATCCCTGAGGCCCTCCAATCCGCCAAGCCTGTCTCCCGCACCCGCCTGGTCATGTCACGGCTGCGCAGCATGCCGCGCTTCTGGGTCGGCATTGTCGGCTTGGGCCTGATCATCCTGTGGGCCATCTTCGGCCTGGTCCCCAACGCCTGGAACTACACCGACCTGGACGTCTACAACATGGGTTCCAGCCCCAGCAGACTGCACTGGTTCGGCACCAGCGACATCGGTGAGGACATTTACGCCCAAACCATCGTCGGCCTGCGCAAGTCACTCATCATCGGCCTGCTGGTAGGCCCCATGGCCGCCATCGTTGCCGGCATCGTCGGTGCGGTGGCCGGCTACCTCGGCGGCTGGTGGGACCGGATCATGGTCTGGTTCATTGACCTGCTGCTGGTGCTGCCCAGCCTGTTCCTGTTCATCCTGCTCAGCCCCATTTTCAAGTCCCTGTCCTGGGTGGCGCTGATCTTCCTGCTGGCAGGATTCGGCTGGATGATCATGGCCCGGGTGATCCGGGCCCAGACCCGTTCCCTGCGCGAACGCGACTACATCAAGGCCGCCCGCTTCATGGGTGTGGGCACCTGGACCATCATCCGCCGGCATGTGCTGCCCAATGTCTCCTCCCTGCTGATCATTGACGCCACCCTGGGCGTGGGCGGGGCCATCCTGAGCGAAACCACGCTGAGCTTCTTCGGCTTCGGCATCCAAGCCCCTGACGTCTCGCTCGGCACGTTGCTGGCCGCCGGCCAAACCGCTGCCGCCACCAGGCCGTGGCTGTTCATCTTCCCTGCAGGGATCCTTGTCTTCACCGTGCTCTCCGCCAGCCTTGTCGGCGATTCCCTGCGCGACGCCGTCGACCCCACCTCGGGAGTAAACCGTGACTGA
- a CDS encoding dipeptide ABC transporter ATP-binding protein, whose protein sequence is MRDLSVTFPQPAGAVTAVRGVTYHVDQGEFLGIVGESGSGKSVSSLAVMGLLPSSARVGGDILFEGKSLLGRSDKEMSRLRGDGISIIFQDPLSALTPVYTIGAQIAEALQLHDKRLSKQGAHARAVELLKVVGIPNPERRAQAFPHEFSGGMRQRAMIAIAIANNPRLIIADEPTTALDVTIQAQILEVLQKAKDMTGAAVVLITHDLGVVAGNADRIAVMYAGRIVETGTVDQVFHKPSMPYTIGLLRSMPNLATAGHSRLVPLEGRPPQLSNLAPGCPFAPRCPVAIDACRSTEPPLTIVDGDPLHASACLRVSEIAGGVLDRHHLYPVPEPVAAAERAEVAPEKVLEVAGLQRHFPLTRGSVFKHSVGTVRAVDGVSFDIRSGQTLGLVGESGCGKSTTIMEILELAKPQAGVVSINGKDVATLSARERKALRRDIQVVFQDPMGSLDPRLPVQDIIAEPLSVHGIPAKDRLAKVRDVLELVGLDPSMASRYPHEFSGGQRQRIGIARALVTDPKIVVLDEPVSALDVSIQAGVINLLQDLQEKLGLSYLFVAHDLAVVRQIADNVAVMYLGRIVESGPAGEIFGNPRHPYTRALLSAVPVPDPAVERTRTRIILDGDLPSPTDDIKGCNFRTRCPLFKLMDAQGQDRCLNQDPQQRPVGESQVACHHAEHIELMESAAGSP, encoded by the coding sequence GTGCGCGATCTCAGCGTCACCTTCCCACAGCCTGCAGGTGCCGTGACGGCGGTGCGCGGCGTCACCTACCATGTGGACCAGGGCGAGTTCCTGGGCATTGTGGGCGAATCCGGGTCGGGAAAGTCTGTCTCGTCGCTGGCTGTGATGGGGCTGCTGCCCTCGTCGGCCAGGGTGGGCGGGGACATCCTGTTTGAGGGGAAGTCGCTGCTGGGCCGCAGCGACAAGGAGATGTCCCGGCTGCGCGGTGACGGCATTTCCATCATTTTTCAGGACCCGCTCTCCGCGCTCACCCCGGTCTACACGATCGGCGCGCAAATCGCGGAGGCCCTGCAACTGCATGACAAAAGACTTTCCAAACAGGGCGCCCACGCCCGTGCCGTGGAATTGCTAAAGGTGGTGGGCATCCCCAATCCCGAGCGCCGCGCGCAGGCGTTCCCGCACGAATTCTCCGGCGGCATGCGCCAACGCGCCATGATCGCGATCGCCATCGCCAACAATCCGCGCCTGATCATCGCCGACGAACCGACCACGGCGTTGGATGTCACCATCCAGGCCCAGATCCTCGAGGTGCTGCAAAAGGCGAAGGACATGACCGGGGCGGCGGTGGTGCTGATCACCCACGATTTGGGTGTGGTGGCCGGCAATGCCGATCGGATCGCCGTCATGTATGCCGGGCGGATTGTGGAGACCGGCACCGTGGACCAGGTGTTCCACAAACCGTCCATGCCGTACACCATCGGGCTGCTGCGCTCCATGCCGAACCTGGCCACGGCCGGCCACTCCCGGCTGGTGCCGTTGGAAGGCCGGCCGCCGCAGCTGAGCAACCTGGCGCCGGGGTGCCCGTTCGCACCGCGCTGCCCCGTGGCCATTGACGCCTGCCGCAGCACCGAGCCGCCGCTGACCATCGTTGACGGTGACCCGCTGCATGCGTCGGCCTGCCTGCGGGTGTCCGAAATAGCAGGGGGTGTGCTTGACCGCCACCACCTGTACCCTGTGCCGGAGCCGGTGGCGGCCGCGGAACGGGCGGAGGTTGCGCCGGAGAAAGTCCTGGAGGTTGCAGGGTTGCAGCGGCACTTTCCACTGACCCGCGGCTCGGTGTTCAAACACTCAGTCGGCACGGTCCGCGCCGTGGACGGCGTCAGTTTCGATATTCGCAGCGGCCAGACACTGGGACTGGTCGGGGAGTCGGGCTGCGGGAAGTCCACCACCATCATGGAGATCCTGGAACTGGCCAAGCCCCAGGCCGGGGTGGTCAGCATCAACGGCAAGGACGTTGCAACGCTTTCGGCACGGGAGCGCAAGGCATTGCGCCGGGACATCCAGGTGGTGTTCCAGGACCCCATGGGGTCGCTGGACCCGCGCCTTCCCGTGCAGGACATCATCGCGGAACCGTTGTCCGTGCACGGCATCCCGGCCAAGGACAGGCTGGCCAAGGTCCGCGATGTGCTGGAGCTGGTGGGCTTGGATCCGTCCATGGCCTCCCGCTACCCGCACGAGTTCTCCGGCGGCCAGCGCCAGCGCATCGGCATTGCCAGGGCCCTGGTGACCGACCCCAAAATTGTGGTGCTCGATGAGCCGGTGTCCGCACTGGATGTCTCCATCCAGGCCGGGGTCATCAACCTGCTGCAGGACCTGCAGGAAAAACTGGGCCTGTCCTACTTGTTCGTGGCCCACGACCTCGCCGTGGTGCGCCAGATTGCGGACAACGTCGCCGTCATGTACCTGGGCCGGATCGTGGAGAGCGGGCCAGCCGGGGAGATCTTCGGCAATCCCCGCCACCCCTACACCCGTGCGCTGCTTTCGGCCGTGCCGGTGCCTGACCCGGCCGTGGAACGCACCAGGACCCGGATCATCCTGGACGGCGATTTACCCAGCCCCACCGACGACATCAAGGGCTGCAATTTCCGCACCCGCTGTCCGCTGTTCAAGCTGATGGATGCCCAGGGGCAGGACCGCTGCCTGAACCAGGATCCGCAGCAGCGCCCGGTGGGCGAAAGCCAGGTGGCATGCCACCACGCCGAACACATAGAACTCATGGAATCCGCAGCTGGGAGCCCGTGA
- a CDS encoding ABC transporter family substrate-binding protein gives MKHINKMVGAGVLALALTVTGCSAGGGGGDNKPTVDSSKGAAETGALPTTAWTVADYAAVKDGGTLTLAVDQLPDNWNTLQVDGNVKAGSEILDPTTGGPVVNTVDGGWALNPDYATEVKLAGEDPQVVEIKLNPKAVWEDGTPITYKDYDATIKANNGTNKEYQIVDDNVYKDIESVTKGETDFDFKITFKNKNADWPSILGGSTAGAVQTAVIPEAIAADVTAFNEGYKSKPLPSSGPYKVGTVDASGQVVTLVPNEKWWGQKPKLEKIIMKVVSRDALAQAYANKELDAFSIGTSKNNYDTAKKRADGAIQQSGGLTWNHVTMNGSKGPLADVKVRQAVGRAIDRDTISASRLAPIGAPVANQNNYIFMPGQKGYEDNATAVIGYDTAKSEELLKEAGYAKAADGTMEKDGKKLEITYTLDANNPVSEQIFKQLQANLKAVGITLKNDTVPADKFFSDYVLKSNFELTGFAWSGTAFPIASNESIFYPADAGQNFSGITDDKLGDMWQKANAELDPAKRLVLANEIDKAIFAYTPVIPLTPTPNTLGVRTDLVNYGAAQFQSINWTTVGFKG, from the coding sequence ATGAAACACATCAACAAGATGGTGGGAGCCGGAGTTCTGGCCCTCGCCCTCACTGTCACTGGCTGCAGTGCCGGCGGCGGTGGCGGAGACAACAAGCCCACCGTGGACAGCAGCAAGGGCGCTGCCGAAACCGGAGCGCTGCCCACCACAGCGTGGACCGTGGCGGACTACGCCGCCGTCAAGGATGGCGGCACCCTGACACTGGCTGTTGACCAGCTGCCGGACAACTGGAACACCCTGCAGGTGGACGGCAACGTCAAAGCCGGCAGCGAAATCCTGGATCCCACCACAGGCGGCCCCGTGGTCAACACGGTGGACGGCGGCTGGGCACTAAACCCCGACTACGCCACAGAGGTCAAGCTGGCCGGTGAAGATCCGCAGGTTGTTGAGATCAAGCTGAACCCAAAGGCCGTGTGGGAAGATGGCACGCCCATCACCTACAAGGACTACGACGCCACGATCAAGGCCAACAACGGCACCAACAAGGAATACCAGATTGTTGACGACAACGTCTACAAGGATATTGAATCGGTGACCAAGGGTGAGACTGACTTCGACTTCAAGATCACGTTCAAGAACAAGAACGCCGACTGGCCCTCGATCCTGGGCGGCAGTACGGCCGGCGCGGTCCAGACTGCCGTGATCCCGGAAGCCATCGCCGCGGATGTGACAGCCTTCAACGAAGGCTACAAGTCCAAGCCGCTTCCCTCCAGCGGGCCGTACAAGGTGGGCACTGTTGACGCCTCCGGCCAGGTGGTCACCCTGGTCCCGAATGAGAAGTGGTGGGGCCAGAAGCCCAAGCTGGAAAAGATCATCATGAAGGTAGTCTCCCGTGACGCACTGGCCCAGGCCTACGCGAACAAGGAACTGGACGCCTTCAGCATCGGCACCAGCAAGAACAACTACGACACTGCCAAGAAGCGCGCCGACGGCGCCATCCAGCAGTCCGGCGGCCTCACCTGGAACCACGTCACCATGAATGGTTCCAAGGGGCCGCTGGCTGATGTCAAGGTGCGCCAGGCAGTGGGCCGGGCCATTGACCGTGACACCATTTCCGCCAGCCGCCTGGCACCCATCGGTGCGCCCGTGGCCAACCAGAACAACTACATCTTCATGCCCGGCCAGAAGGGTTACGAGGACAATGCCACTGCCGTCATCGGCTACGACACCGCCAAGTCCGAGGAGTTGCTGAAGGAGGCCGGCTACGCCAAAGCGGCCGACGGCACCATGGAGAAGGACGGCAAGAAGCTGGAGATCACCTACACTCTCGACGCCAACAACCCGGTGTCGGAGCAGATCTTCAAGCAGCTCCAGGCCAACCTGAAGGCCGTGGGCATCACCCTGAAGAACGACACGGTCCCGGCCGACAAGTTCTTCTCCGACTACGTGCTCAAGTCCAACTTTGAACTGACCGGCTTTGCATGGTCGGGCACCGCGTTCCCCATCGCCTCCAACGAATCCATCTTCTACCCCGCTGATGCCGGCCAGAACTTCTCCGGCATCACGGATGACAAGCTCGGCGACATGTGGCAGAAGGCCAACGCAGAGCTCGACCCGGCCAAGCGGCTCGTGCTGGCCAACGAGATCGACAAGGCGATCTTCGCCTACACGCCCGTCATTCCGCTGACCCCGACCCCGAACACCCTCGGTGTCCGGACCGACCTGGTCAACTACGGCGCCGCACAGTTCCAGTCCATCAACTGGACCACCGTCGGCTTCAAGGGCTAA
- a CDS encoding PH domain-containing protein: MENAPAAPRTTAVYSAPTRVLAVAAWAFCAFFTVNLLMTGSPASIWAFLPWLLLTAWGVHVLLWRPRLLINQDGVRVVNILREHTVPFSELTALRVLHTVSFDTSAGLIPSWGAPGSGRLGPKMQSTPDGSRTVAALPHSQIVVQSAWDAWERAQHQPKHDAGAPSPGQPASQPGRLGKVTSRWNVPAAVVGILLAVLALASTLT; this comes from the coding sequence ATGGAAAACGCCCCCGCAGCCCCGCGCACAACCGCCGTCTATTCCGCACCAACCCGCGTCCTGGCTGTGGCCGCCTGGGCGTTTTGTGCCTTCTTCACCGTCAACCTGCTCATGACCGGCAGCCCGGCGTCGATCTGGGCGTTCCTGCCGTGGCTGCTCCTCACGGCCTGGGGCGTCCACGTGCTCCTGTGGCGCCCGCGCCTGCTCATCAACCAAGACGGAGTGCGCGTCGTCAACATCCTGCGCGAGCACACCGTCCCCTTCAGCGAGCTGACCGCCCTGCGCGTGCTCCACACCGTCAGCTTCGACACGAGCGCCGGGCTCATCCCCAGTTGGGGCGCCCCCGGCTCCGGTAGGCTCGGCCCGAAAATGCAGTCCACCCCCGACGGCAGCCGCACCGTCGCAGCACTTCCCCACTCCCAAATCGTTGTCCAGTCCGCCTGGGATGCCTGGGAGCGCGCCCAACACCAGCCCAAGCACGACGCCGGAGCCCCCTCCCCCGGCCAGCCCGCCTCCCAGCCCGGCCGCCTCGGCAAGGTGACGAGCCGCTGGAACGTGCCGGCCGCCGTCGTCGGTATCCTTTTGGCTGTACTCGCCCTGGCAAGCACACTGACATAG
- a CDS encoding ROK family transcriptional regulator, with translation MAVREPSATRPTRRGNNLDDVRRNNLAIVLNLAHVQGRLSRADVTRATGLNRSTIAGLVAELVSLGLVEEREPGMTHHAGRPSPIIVPREDVVAIAVNPEIDAVTIGLVSLSGKVLKRIRYDTARVPTPEEVVNIVGAVVAGMRGELDSSFRTVGVGVAVPGLVREHDGEVILAPHLDWHNVPLSTMLNMALDLPVIVANDASTGLIAESTFGAGRNARDHIYLNGGASGIGGGISVGDTSMTGHNGFAGEIGHVMVNSNGVQCHCGRKGCLETEVRQAPLLAALNLGSTDMEKLDETLLGQFTRPEGPAPELLELVHRQVDFLSESLCSVVNVFNPELIILGGFLGTLYATDPERMAASVKSKAMIGPRDDVRFARAALGLDLLLVGAAQQAFASVLADPASIAEVNGVDGADGQVAPTG, from the coding sequence GTGGCAGTCCGGGAGCCTTCAGCAACAAGGCCCACGCGCAGGGGCAACAACCTCGACGACGTCCGGCGTAACAACCTGGCCATTGTCCTGAACCTGGCGCATGTGCAGGGCAGACTCTCACGGGCCGACGTCACCCGTGCCACCGGACTGAACCGATCCACCATTGCCGGCCTGGTCGCGGAGCTCGTCTCACTGGGACTGGTGGAAGAACGCGAACCGGGCATGACGCACCATGCCGGACGGCCCAGCCCCATCATCGTCCCCCGCGAAGACGTGGTCGCCATTGCCGTCAACCCCGAAATTGATGCCGTGACCATTGGCCTTGTGTCACTGTCAGGCAAGGTGCTCAAGCGAATCCGCTACGACACAGCCCGTGTGCCAACGCCGGAAGAAGTGGTGAACATCGTCGGTGCGGTCGTTGCCGGCATGCGAGGGGAACTCGACAGCTCTTTCCGCACCGTCGGTGTTGGCGTGGCCGTGCCGGGACTAGTCCGTGAGCACGACGGCGAAGTCATCTTGGCCCCCCACCTGGACTGGCACAACGTGCCGCTCTCGACCATGCTCAACATGGCACTGGACCTCCCTGTCATTGTCGCCAATGACGCCTCAACCGGCCTCATCGCCGAAAGCACCTTCGGGGCCGGACGCAATGCCAGGGACCACATCTACCTCAACGGCGGGGCCAGCGGTATCGGCGGCGGCATCTCCGTCGGCGACACGTCCATGACGGGGCACAACGGATTCGCCGGCGAGATCGGCCACGTCATGGTGAACTCGAATGGCGTGCAATGCCACTGCGGGAGAAAAGGCTGCCTCGAGACGGAGGTCAGACAGGCACCCCTTCTTGCCGCCTTGAACCTGGGCAGCACCGACATGGAGAAGTTGGATGAGACACTGCTGGGCCAATTTACCCGGCCTGAGGGGCCCGCGCCGGAGCTGCTTGAGCTGGTCCACCGCCAAGTCGATTTCCTGTCCGAATCGCTGTGCAGTGTTGTCAATGTCTTCAACCCGGAGCTCATCATTCTGGGCGGTTTCCTGGGCACGCTCTACGCCACCGATCCTGAGCGCATGGCAGCATCGGTCAAGTCCAAGGCCATGATCGGCCCCCGCGACGACGTCCGATTCGCCCGAGCCGCCCTCGGCCTCGACCTGCTTCTGGTGGGTGCCGCCCAGCAGGCGTTCGCCTCAGTGCTCGCCGACCCGGCCAGCATCGCAGAAGTCAACGGCGTTGACGGTGCTGACGGTCAGGTAGCCCCCACCGGCTGA
- the xylB gene encoding xylulokinase → MAFVAGVDSSTQSCKVVVVDSGTGRTVRSGKASHPDGSEIHPSLWWDALRSAVHDAGGLADVSVLSIAGQQHGMVLLDSDGEVIRPALLWNDTRSAPSAADLVAEVGATALASRCGSVPVASLTITKVRWVRDNEPEHAARVAAVALPHDWLSWRLRGYGPAGESPLGPDLDQLTTDRSDASGTGYWSPSTGSYDLELFELAFGRPAREASSPASGAVTLPRVAAPDESVGTVHPTLFDLMPDGVRLAAGAGDNAAGALGLGAAEGDVVVSVGTSGTVFAVAEGPSNDPTGTVAGFADASGAFLPIAVTLNAARILSSVAGLLGVTFDEFADLALAAEPGSAGVVLVPYFEGERTPNLPDATASFHGLSIASTTRENTARAAIEGMLCGLAGGLEAITATGVTASRLLLIGGAVQNTAVQVVAGQVFDVPVIIPTPGEYVARGAAVQAAWMLDGSRPEWPLATITSPAADHRPEILANYKKAANSVFKAQ, encoded by the coding sequence ATGGCGTTCGTTGCCGGCGTCGACTCCTCGACCCAAAGCTGCAAAGTTGTTGTTGTTGATTCCGGCACCGGGCGCACCGTCCGCAGCGGCAAGGCCTCTCACCCCGACGGGTCGGAGATCCATCCGTCCCTCTGGTGGGATGCCTTGCGCTCTGCCGTGCACGACGCCGGAGGGCTGGCTGATGTTTCCGTCCTCTCCATTGCGGGCCAACAGCATGGGATGGTCCTGCTGGACTCCGACGGCGAAGTGATCCGCCCGGCCCTACTGTGGAACGACACCCGTTCCGCCCCGTCCGCCGCCGACCTTGTCGCCGAGGTGGGCGCCACCGCACTGGCCAGCCGCTGCGGCTCCGTCCCGGTGGCGTCACTGACCATCACCAAGGTCCGCTGGGTTCGCGACAACGAGCCCGAGCACGCAGCCCGGGTTGCCGCCGTCGCACTCCCCCACGACTGGCTCAGCTGGCGGCTTCGCGGATATGGCCCCGCCGGTGAAAGTCCGCTGGGCCCCGACCTGGACCAGCTGACCACGGACCGTTCCGACGCGTCCGGCACCGGCTACTGGTCGCCGTCGACCGGCTCCTATGACCTTGAACTGTTCGAGCTCGCGTTCGGCAGGCCCGCCCGCGAGGCTTCCTCACCCGCCAGCGGTGCCGTCACCCTGCCCCGCGTCGCCGCCCCCGATGAGTCGGTGGGCACGGTGCACCCCACCCTCTTTGACCTGATGCCCGACGGCGTCCGGCTGGCGGCAGGTGCCGGCGACAACGCTGCCGGGGCCCTCGGACTGGGCGCGGCGGAAGGGGATGTGGTGGTGTCTGTTGGTACAAGCGGCACGGTCTTCGCCGTCGCCGAAGGTCCCAGCAACGACCCCACGGGAACCGTCGCCGGTTTCGCCGACGCCTCCGGGGCTTTCCTGCCCATCGCCGTCACGCTCAATGCGGCACGCATCCTCAGCTCGGTGGCAGGCCTGCTCGGCGTCACCTTTGATGAGTTCGCGGACCTGGCGCTGGCCGCCGAACCCGGCAGTGCCGGCGTCGTTCTTGTGCCCTATTTTGAGGGTGAGCGGACACCGAACCTGCCGGACGCCACGGCCAGTTTCCATGGCCTGAGCATCGCCTCCACCACGCGGGAAAACACTGCCCGTGCAGCGATCGAGGGAATGCTGTGCGGGCTGGCCGGCGGGCTTGAGGCCATCACCGCAACCGGCGTCACGGCCAGCCGACTGCTGCTCATTGGCGGTGCCGTACAGAACACTGCCGTGCAGGTGGTGGCGGGGCAGGTGTTTGACGTGCCCGTCATCATCCCAACGCCGGGGGAATACGTGGCCCGCGGCGCCGCCGTCCAGGCCGCCTGGATGCTGGACGGCAGCCGGCCCGAATGGCCGCTGGCGACGATCACTTCCCCCGCCGCCGATCACCGGCCGGAGATCCTGGCCAACTACAAGAAGGCCGCGAATTCCGTCTTCAAGGCCCAGTAG